TAGCCTTTATTTAGAGTAGACTTGTTCAAATCTCATGAGGGAGGACGTTctctattttcctttttttttttttttaagtttcaaTTTCGTAATACAAGTATATATTATTGTATATAATTTAgggagatttattatttagttcctgaatatttctattattaataaattagtctctgtatttttaaaaacctattaaaacgttcttatattTTCTCACCATCAACGAAATGGtccttttatctttttttccgttaaaaataactgaaaagtgaaagagaaaatttttaaatttcaattttacccTTAAATAAAACCCTTTATTTAGTTTCTacgtattaccattattaacaattcagtttctatagtttcagaaatctattaaaactttcttattttttttcaaatctattaaaacattcttgtTTTTTCtcttcgtcaacgaaatagtctctcttcctcctcctcaaagaagaagaagaagaaaaagaagaagaagaagaagacgtcaacgaaatagtctcttTTCCtactcaaagaagaagaagaagaggaggaggaggaggaggatgaggaggaggaggagtctagaagaagaagaagaagaaaaataagaagaagaagaggagtagGCGTCtagaaaaagaagaatcaaaatcaaagaagaagaaaaagaagaggaggaggaggagtccagaagaagaagaagaagaagaagagtaggcatctaaaaaaagaagaatcaaaatcaaagaagaagaaaaaaaagaggaggAGGGGGTGGAAGAatcaaaatcaaagaagaagaaaaagaagaggaggaggaggagtagtccagaagaagaagaagaagaagaagagtaggcatctaaaaaaagaagaatcaaaatcaaagaagaagaaaaaaaagaggaggAGGGGGTGtctataagaagaagaagaagaggaggaagaggaagaggcgtctataagaaaaagaagaagaaaaagaagaagagtaggCGTAATTTAGTCATTTATTATACTTTTAAAGGCAGAAATAGAcgaaatgattattttattaacgaaaaaaaataagaatattttaataggtttctgaaaatacagagactgacttattaataattgtaatatccaagaactaaataataaatctctctataatttataatttcaaaatcatacAATTTGGTCTATTCTCAAATAAatctaaagaagaaaaagaagaatatgggtaatttagtcatttttCGTCTATTTTATTAAcagaaaaaaataagaatattttaatatatttctgaaaatgtagagactaacttattaataattgtAATATCTAATAcctaaatagtaaatctccctataatttataatttcagaATCATACAATTCGATCTATTCTcaaataaatctaaattttttcaatCAGATTGTACCTCTAACTCTAAGAACAATTTTTTTCatctaaaatttgaaatttttacaaTATTATACATTTATGTAGATTTAAATTAACATATCCTAGCATGATCGCTCTATACCATTTAGTTAAATATAAAGACCTCATTTATTTGATGGATTGACCAAGCACTtatgatttatttaatattatttctaaattaaaaaaaaataaagccaGGGATTGAGATACTGGAGACTTAAAATTTTGAGTTTACTATGTGAGTTAGATacgtttaaaaattaatttaattgaatgtgttaaaagagaaatataatacttttttttattttttttcacttttactGGATGAAAAAATGGTATATAATTAAaccaaataatttctttttattttaacaataaaaagGATTCTTTATTTGCTGGAAGTAGAGTGCTCATTCAGTCAattcggtttaaaattgaaccaaatcgaataaattaaaaaaacaaaattttagtattttatcgaactaaattaattttgatcagaaattaaatcaaaccaaaccagtttgatttgattcggttcagttttatcgatttaaatttttaataaattttttattttttacactttatttttaatattttaaattttaattgaaatattttaatcttaatatgatttatctctctatattattgaaaataatatattattatcactaaatcggttcgattcagtttttttaatttttttctgatcaaaatcgaaccaaacctaaataaccaaaatttttaaaattaaaaatcaaaacaaactgaaatgaataaaaaattaaactaaaattttaaattaatttaattcgattaattttttcaatttgctcAATCTTCCCTATAAGGAATCGCAGCCCGAATGTTGTCGGAACAAACAAAATGACATGTCGTTTCAGCGCATGCTATGTTGGCCGCATGACTGATTCGTTGgggttatttttttttacctaattaatttaattgaaatcagTTTCTTTTTAAGGCGCATAAGTTTCATTAATTAGAAAAAGAAGGGTCTATGTGCATTACAATAAGATTACAAGCTCGATAAAATAGGctactaaaaattaaaagggagatttacaatttagtctttgagtattattactattattaataagtcagtctctatatttttaaaaatttattaaaacatccttatttttctttccatcaacTAAATAGTCTTTCCGTCattttttccgttaaaattagataaaggaggagagagaaaatttttaaaatccaattttaccctcaaataaaatcctttatttagtccttagatattgttattattaacaagttagtcattacattttcaaaaatctattaaaacgtttttatctttttccatatctattaaaacgtctttatcatttttttttcgtCAATAAACTAGtttctatcttttctcatatctattaaaacgtccttatcgtttttttccatcaacaaaatagttcttcctcatcgtttctttccgtcaatgaaatcgtcaattcctatatttttaaaaatctattaaaacgtccttatcgtttctgtttgtcaacaaaatagtccatattttttctcacatctattaaaatgtccttatcgttttttttttgtcaacggaatagtccatatcttttcttttctcctcctcctcctcttcctcctcctcctcctcctcctcctcctcctcctcctcctcctcctccgaaaaagaagaagaagaagaagaagaagaaggagaagaaaaagaagaagaagaaggagaagaagaagaaagagaagaagaagaagagaaagaagaaaaagaagaagaagaagaagaagaaggagaagaagaagaagaaaaagaagaaaaagaagaaaaagaagaaaaagaaaggagaaaaagaagaaggagaagaaggagaagaagaagaagagaaagaagaaaaacaagaaaaataagcaaaagaagaaaaagaagaaggaggaggagaagaaggaggagaagaaggagaagaagaagaagaagaagaagaagaagaaaaagtagaagcagaaggagaagcagaagcaaaagcagaagaaggaggaagaattgatgaagaattaatgaagaaaaaaaggaaggaggaagaggaggaggagaaggaggaagaggaggaggcgtagtgctatatttttaacggcaaaaatagacagacAGCTAAGCGAATGGTCATCGACCAAAAATGGAGCACTCAACTCTATTTTCACACCTAAAACGAGTAATAAATTTTCAATAGCACAATTAACAGATATTGTAATTAGGAGAAGACAATGAGCAGAATTCAATCGATATTACATAATTTACATTTTGAAGATCTACCATCCaaataaaagagtaaatatAAATCTTGAGATACTGAACATATCAAAAAGCAATTCTTCTTcaaataaacacacattaatACTCGATTGGAAATCCAATTGACAAAATAATGACAATTTTTTAAGAAGAAGTATCAATGTCTTTCTCATGCCATTAAAGGAAAGCCTTTTTTTCCTCTGCCTCCTTAAAAATGATTTTGCTTGCAATAAAAGTCCATAAAACCAACCACACTTCCAATGTATTATATTTAGCATCCTTCTGTTCATATTCATTCATTAAGTtcataaaaaatgtaaaatcCAACTCATCTAATATAAACTCTTACTTTATAGTccttagaatttaaaaaaataaaaagtatctACAATCCACATTCACGTTTATATGTAGAGGGAAAACTTATAGCCCTAAGCAAGTAAGGCAAGATAAAATCCAAACATTGACAGAAGCGggaaagatttttttaaaaaagaatataatttttagCAAAAAAACTCGAGAGAGGCCTAATTCCTCCCTATTCTAAAATTAGTTGGCAAGGAACTTTTAAGGTAAGTTATATATAAGTGCAATTTCCCACATTTTCAATATTCAATCTTTTGGGAGGGCTTAGTCCATATTAAATTTCTAAAGCTAATAGACCATATTTTCTAATGAAAGATAGAGGAAAAAGAGTGAAgaagttttttttaaagtaaaaatatagaGCATAATAACTtggcaataaaaaaaaattataacatgcATGGATGtgtataaatattcaattaatagtaagatatcaatatatatttataagtgGAGCTTATCATGACTCCTTGATTAGAGGTATATATCCAGCTGAGACAATAAGCTGTTGGGAATTGGGTAGAATTATCAGCTTGTGCATCCATCTAAGGTGAAGATAATTAGGcagaaccttttttttttttttgtgtgtgtgtgtgtgaaagGTGCAGAAGTgtgtttttaaaatgttttagttTTAGCAATATATTGATGATTAGCATTATAATTGGTCTGATAATCCAGCAACACATATCTCATATTTAAGGCCCGCTGGATTATTTCATCGAGCTGGCCTAGGACATGATTTTTCATATTGGGCCTTCTCGGGCTTCAAACTGAAtggtactttttttttttttttttaaattaacgtGAAATTTTAATAACATAAATCCAATCCAGCCTACAATTcgaaaaattatatatgaataCAAACCCTAATTGatcctttttatatttttatacttttattttataaatgtatatgttaatttaatgtaaattaaaattcataaatattttacaatttatttcagaaaataattaaattaggtAAATGTTAGCGTTTAGGTACttgttatattaaatatttaaatgataGTTTTATATTGCTATTacagatttgatttaatttggtgataagtgtatctaaataaatttaaaagatctcAAGTTCTACTCCATCAATTTACGATCTCTACTACAAAGAAATAatagtttcaaatttttttatctcatattattcattattttaaaatttttaagttaatattaatttttattttgtatatatatCTTTACTGaattttaagttatttaatattaatatataaaaaaatataatcatttattattttagatcaattactataaattttttaaaattaaaattattaattatttttattgatttaggtgaataaattttaaataaaaaatattacgcAGCCGGTGATGATAACTATTTAACATTAtcgaatttctattttttttataatattaaaatttatttattgtattaattattattattttaattaattattttttatcctaATTACTTATCAAttattatgttttttaaaaGTGTTAAACAATTAGCAGGAAAAATGAGAGTCACGACTCACTACCATTCTCTTTACCGAAAAGATTGCTCTGTCTGTATAGATAGTGGAGACGCGTTTTTGAAGACAAATTAATATTAAAGGTTTCTTTCATTAAGGAATTagttatttcattaaattatacttttagattataataatttagatattcaaaaatcataatttataatttattaattcttttaattttaatatttataatatataatataattataatcattttaatatttacaataatttaattaatttaatttaattaattgatttaatatataattaacaaattataaatttaatacacagattattatataaataaaatcaatcgttaaaaaaataaaaattaaattgtaaattttggtAATCAAAGAGACTAGACTATCGGTTATCTTTCATTTgggtaaatatattaaaatagttatcgaaagaaaagagaatactgacgatgaaaaagaaaaatataaaaatttattgaaatttaaattttaaatataaaaaatatatatattttctatacAAAATGTACTGGTGGCGTTTTGAcatgtgatattttaaatttaatttaaaaatatttactttaaaaaaattaaaaaaatattatgaactACATATTACAAATAAAACTTGTATCGATTCCATTCAAAATTAAgttttgattaaaataaaattaatgtttaaaataaaatattataaattgaaatataatatatagcCTAATAAAACATTAGAAGATCCACATCAGTCGTCAGCGTCTTTGGATGAGTGGGTTTTATATGACTTCATCGATCATGACGAAATACCCActtattaattagcaatatactTTGGTTGAAGCTTACGCATCCATAGTTGCCAAAAACAACCATTTTAATATCAATTTcctaataaatattattgtgaAAATCTAAGCTTATTATGAAAGAATATTTAAGCtttaaaatagatctgagatttcagaaattttaaatgttgaacTGCAATTTGAGAGAGATATATACATTCACAAGTGGGTAGGAAAGAATGGCAGTGTATTGAAGGAGGCGTATCCGGCGGATTTAATTATCAGGTGGCATTAATTTTGGCCGTGCCAAGTGGGCACGTAGGCGTGGAAATATTTGGTCCGCTGTAGAGAAGACAGCGAGGCGTGAAGTGTATGCCGATTTCAAGTTTTTCAACATATTGGGGAGCTTTTCACGTTGCCCTTGGGTTATGAAAGTCGATCTTAAACGCGTTGTcgtgaaaattaaactatttaaatttaatttaaattaataatatttaaatttattttaaattcaattaaaatttaatttaaattattcgaattcattcaaaatttaattattattattcgaaTTCATTTAattctatatattttaattaataatttatgtaaaaaatattttttattaataattttcatttaaaaaatttaatatttataaaaaaatattttaattttaatttttaaataaaaatatataaaaaaattataaatattattataaaatatattttttatattaaattaattatttatataaacaaattCGCATACTgcgtaatttatatataaaatctaaatccataataaataatattttttaaatttaaattcttctTAAATTCGATTATAATTATCCGGATGGTTTTTGTTTATAAGtactttcaaaaataaaaatcattaacATACGTATATTTAAGGTACAATTTTTTAATACTGGATATGCATTATGtttcaaatttatttgagtgtatataatatatttttaaaaaattaaaaaaaatattcaaataattaaatgatgCCGATAACTTCATcagctaataatttttttcagtaATATGTTTGTCGTGCTTTCAACTCGATCGAGCTTTAAACTAGTATAGATatagatatatttaaatattaaaaatataatgaaattttaattttttttataataattttaaattattatgaaattatttctttaataatattctaataataattttatgattaccattaaaatattattatataaacttaaaaacataaaaaaacatattcatgaatCAGTGTCTTAAAGtaagagaatatatatatatatacacggaGTGTGATCTGTCAAAGTCTATTATCACTAAAATGTCGTTTATGTGGAAAGACTCAATTGTGGACTGGAAAAAGATGGTGATTGAATATTGATGGCTTGGTGCCCGTCATGAATCATGAATTGTGTAGATATTACGTGCCGTCCTTATCTTTCTTCCCCTCAATTTAATGAGCTACACTCTATATGGTaaggttgttttttttttttttttccatttaatATAATGATAATGGGGTGACTTGGAAATTCATTAATTCGACGTTcttaaattagtttttttttatatagaaaaaaaaaaaaaaagaagagaacgtTGGGTTATTTATTCCACATTGAATGAGAGGACATCAATGAATAGAATAGAATAGAATGGAGGGCCTTGTTCAGTGCTCTGCAAATTACGTAGCCTTGACACCAGTAAGCTTCCTGGAAAGAGCAGCCACTGTTTATAGAGACAAGACCTCCATTGTTTACGGTGGCCTCAGATTTTCTTgggataaaactcataaaagaTGTCTGAAGCTGGCTTCTGCTTTGGTTCAATTGGGGGTTACTCCTGGCGATTTTGTAAGTTCTGCCTTTTCCATCACTTCTTTCTTTCTGTATCCTCGTTCATATTTGTTCATGCACGTCCTCtaattctattttctttttttttttttttatatcctCTTGAAATTACTTTACTTCAAACTAAAGAAAAGGAGAGTAAATGGTTTCCATTAGAATTTAGAAAGCaataagaatttcaataaattgAGAAAAATTATATCTAAGTCACATATATACCCCTTTGGagcaaaaatatataatttaatttaatttaatttaattgatttttctttttcatatgTTTTAATGATCAACATTTTTTtagtttcattttaaaaaaaattatgtctatttataagaattcaatttattgatttatattctTCGTATTAATATTTCATGCATGTAATTACaaataatcaataatgagaaaatttGTCTTATTTGAGcgacattatatatatatatatatgcaggAAACAAGATTCatttatcaaataaaacaaACCCTAATTTGAGTGTTTTAGTTGATCAATTGAAAGATAAATGatgcattaattaatttttattgatttgtTAGGATAACAAAGTTCTTTTTACCTTTGCTTTTTCCtgttcttattttatttattttaaggaATGTATTTTAAGGTCATAACTCAATATAtcgtaattttttttcttttttaaaaaaaaaaaataaaactgatcGATACTCTTCCTCCACAAAGATGGAGAAAAATAACACTCATGAACGCAAAGTCAACTCGAAAAGCTCTTCGTCTTCTTCAACCTAACCATcgatttatcttttaaaaaataaatattagctATTGGGTTCCCTTgacttcttcttttatttttttaatattgtcataaataattaattacttgCTTATTCTCAACTAGTCTAATTTCTTAAGTAATATAAAAGAGTGTCGGTCTATTAATCTATTTGTttaagttaatttattttaagtattaatttgttgtttatatttaattaaaatataaacatggactaaattattgaaaacatacaaaattaaaaaaaaatcaaactatatatgaaaaataaaggaATACTATTTGTATAGagtttaatttgttaatttttaaaaattacaaaggCTTAGCACATCTCTCCAAATTTCTTTAACGTGATCGCAGGTTGCAACCTTGGCCCCTAATATTCCAGCACTCTATGAATTGCATTTTAGTGTTCCAATGGCTGGCGCAATTATCTCAGCACTTAACACCAGGGTGGATGCAACCATTTTAGCGTCTTTATTACAACAACTGCAAGCTAAACTCATTTTTGTAGATTATCAATATACTGATGTTGTCCTCCAGGCATTCGACATTCTTTCCATAAAGAATGGCAAGCCTCCACGGCTTGTATTGATCCCTGAGTCTGACCAGCCAACTTCTTCATTGTCCAACAACCAAGGATTATTTAACTTGGATTACTTTGCTCTTCTTGAAATGGGTTCAGTTGATTTCCAAGTAATAAAGCCGAGCAATGAATGTGATCCAATTTCAGTGAATTACACTTCAGGCTCAACTGGGAATCCTAAAGGGGTGGTGTACAGCCATAGAGCTGCCTATCTAAATTCATTGGCTGAAATTTTCAGGTGTGATTTGAGACAAATGCCAGTAGTTTTTCTATGGACATTAGACATGTTTCGTTGCAATGGGTGGTGCCTAACTTGGGCAATGGCTGCTGTCGGCGGTACTAATATTTGCCTCAGAAATGTCTCAGCCAAAGTAATATTTGATGCGATAATACTTCACAAGGTAACTCACTTGTGTGGTCCGCCATCTATCTTGAACATCATTGCCAATGCACCTGCAAGTGAGCAAATGAAACTTCCAAGCAAGGTCAACGTTGTCGTAGCAGGTGCATTGTTAAACCCTAAAATCCTCTTGAAGGTTGAAGAGTTAGGGTTTCAAGTCACCGATGGATATGGTATGACTGAGGTCCTTGGTCCGGCGATAGTTAGGCCATGGAAACTTGATTCAGATTGTAATGGTTCTTCCatggatgatgatgatgatcaaGAAAAATACAAAAGCTCTGAAGGGCTACACAATCTTTTGATGGAAGGGGTTGATGTGAAGGATCCAAACACCATGAAAAGCGTACCATCTGATGGAAAAACCATAGGAGAAGTGACGTTCAGAAGCAATATTTTGATGTCAGGATATCTCGGCAACGGAAAAGCTACACAAGAAGCTTTCAGGGATGGATGGTATCACACAGGGGACCTTGGAGTTAGACACCCAAATGGTAGCATTCAAATGAAGGATCGAGCAAAGGATATAATCATTTGTGGAGGAAGGAGTATAAGCACATTAGAAGTGGAAGCTGTGTTGCTAAGTCATCCAATGGTTTCAGAGGCTGCTGTGGTTGGAAAATTTGATTGTGATTTGAAGGAGGTGGTGCCTTGTGCATTTTTGAAATTGAAAGATGGGCGTGATGCTGACGCTAAAGAGATTAGTGAATTTTGTGAAGATCAATTGCCACACCATATGATTCCAAAGGTTACAGTTGTGGGTGATCTTCCTCTCAATTTCAATGGAAAGGTGCAAAAATTTGTTCTAAGGGAGAAAGCCAATGCCCTGAGCTAGCTACTAGGTAGTGACCTTGCCAATTCTTAAAGGTTTCTTTCTGATGATCTatattttcctttattttctcttttatttttccaaagaaaaaaaagacacttcttttgaatttcatgTAGTTCCAGCATCAAGTTGTATCAGCAGCTTTAATttgcaaataatttttaatcttCGAATCACCCAAGGATAATTAAGGAATTACACCATGGTTTTAAAgaataataacaattttaaaaCTATGCTATGCAATAGTTTCACAAATAAATCTTTATACaccatatatatatactaaattaTAACCTCGATTATTATTTTTAggcttaattaaaaaaagaaattaataaatttagataaaaattttatttaataattataattaaattaaaatatttagtagCAATTTTGTAAATTACTTTGGGGTGAATGTGAATATAACCAACCGCTTAATTAAgagattttgtaaaatttatttacaaaaatttaaaaccctCACTGCTATAAAAATGgatctaaaataattaataaaaattattatattatatatttaaattgtaactataaattaataataataatttataatctgTTAAATCCGTCTATATTACTATAATATATTACAATAATTACTTATTTTTCTATAACATAACAGATAAAAAGtacaattatattataatttattattaaatataaaataaattatttattaaaatatattgttgtatataataaaaaaattaaatttattttataataattttatattattattaaattgttattttaataatattaaaaaaataattttataattggtGTAATCATACTGTCGTATATCTTCctattaattcatttaatttttacactaaaaaaataaagaattttgattttgaactaaattaaagttaaattgaaatcttttttaataaaattgaacAATTAGTGGCTAAGAGAATTTTTTCACCCTCCTTATATTGGGCTTTTCTACGGGCTTGCTTGTGTGGGCCTCTTGTACTTGCTTATTTTTTGGACCTACAATTTTCATATATACATTCCAATTTCTTGCTATAACAAACCACTTCCAATTAATACTATGGTGCATATTTTGGATTTTAATTAACCAAAATTTGTCGTAGATTCAATCAATTAAGAGTCCGTTCAAAGATAGAATTGGATGGTCAAGATTgaattttcgttttttttttctttattgagTTTGAGGCTAGTTGGTACTTGACCTATCGTCTGGTAGTGGCTCCTTGACTCTCCATCGTAGGCTAGTCTCCTCAACTATGGCAGCACCAGCATAGAGTTTCTTTACATGTGGACCTTTTTAAggcttaaaaagaaaaagagttcCGTTACAAAATCTTGCTAGCTATTAGGTTCCAACGAAAATTCAGATCACACATCATTTTTACAGCAACAGCATGAGCCGCTTGACTGGTAAATGATTTAtcttagaaaaagaaaatacatttttttttcttttagattTGATAGAATTAATGTGGACAGAGATTGGCAGTTTTTATCGTTTATCCAAAAGTCTTCAAGTCAGGCTTCAGATGTACGCAAGCGACTGCGTCTAATGCATGAATTTGCTCAGCTTTATGTCTCTTTCATTATCCTACTCTGCTACAGTTGTTTTTTAACCACTATTTCCTTTTCACACTCTTTACACTTTTTTTTggtaaaaaagaagaaattaagCAGATTCACACCCTTTGTATTTTAAACATAATGGAAATATTTGAGATTCCTATTCATGTAATTTACACCTTCTCTATTTTTTCTCCCATGAGGTGTtggctttttctttttctactaACCTTTGGCTCCTCCTGCCCTAATGAGTTAAAAGAGTGCTTGCTTCATTTGCTCTAAAAGTGAATTTCTCCTTCctacataaataattttaacttttttatattttatcatagATTGTTgaagaattttcttttaaatttaccGTTGATTTCtcctatttattttctctttacatGCAAAGAcgattcatcaattttaaattaaattagacagTATCTAACTTATACTAATGTTTAA
This is a stretch of genomic DNA from Manihot esculenta cultivar AM560-2 chromosome 2, M.esculenta_v8, whole genome shotgun sequence. It encodes these proteins:
- the LOC110608787 gene encoding butanoate--CoA ligase AAE1; amino-acid sequence: MEGLVQCSANYVALTPVSFLERAATVYRDKTSIVYGGLRFSWDKTHKRCLKLASALVQLGVTPGDFVATLAPNIPALYELHFSVPMAGAIISALNTRVDATILASLLQQLQAKLIFVDYQYTDVVLQAFDILSIKNGKPPRLVLIPESDQPTSSLSNNQGLFNLDYFALLEMGSVDFQVIKPSNECDPISVNYTSGSTGNPKGVVYSHRAAYLNSLAEIFRCDLRQMPVVFLWTLDMFRCNGWCLTWAMAAVGGTNICLRNVSAKVIFDAIILHKVTHLCGPPSILNIIANAPASEQMKLPSKVNVVVAGALLNPKILLKVEELGFQVTDGYGMTEVLGPAIVRPWKLDSDCNGSSMDDDDDQEKYKSSEGLHNLLMEGVDVKDPNTMKSVPSDGKTIGEVTFRSNILMSGYLGNGKATQEAFRDGWYHTGDLGVRHPNGSIQMKDRAKDIIICGGRSISTLEVEAVLLSHPMVSEAAVVGKFDCDLKEVVPCAFLKLKDGRDADAKEISEFCEDQLPHHMIPKVTVVGDLPLNFNGKVQKFVLREKANALS